In Pontiella desulfatans, one DNA window encodes the following:
- a CDS encoding cytidine deaminase produces MKPNELIEAAIQAAGNAHAPYSGYHVGAALLCVDGTVFTGCNVENASYGLTNCAERTAIFSAVAAGHKEFKAMAIAATKEPTPFPCGACRQVMAEFCGPDLPVYVAQAEGFEATTLGELLPKCFDLKA; encoded by the coding sequence ATGAAACCGAATGAGCTGATCGAGGCCGCCATACAGGCCGCTGGTAATGCACATGCCCCCTACTCCGGTTACCACGTCGGCGCGGCGTTGCTTTGCGTCGATGGCACCGTGTTCACCGGATGCAATGTGGAAAACGCATCCTACGGCCTGACCAACTGCGCCGAACGAACCGCCATTTTTTCCGCCGTTGCGGCGGGGCACAAGGAGTTCAAGGCCATGGCCATTGCGGCCACCAAGGAACCAACCCCGTTCCCTTGCGGTGCCTGCCGACAGGTGATGGCCGAATTCTGCGGGCCCGACCTCCCCGTCTACGTTGCCCAGGCCGAAGGCTTCGAGGCCACTACGCTTGGGGAGCTTCTTCCCAAATGCTTCGACCTGAAGGCATGA
- a CDS encoding purine-nucleoside phosphorylase, with protein sequence MNTQIDQSTLDAAAEALKAKWPDAKPKCGLILGSGWGKAVEDYSGQEIPYQTLPGFGETGVMGHAGKLRTTTIGNMEVFIFQGRRHWYEGEGWTPVILPVYLLHAMGADTVLLTNASGGIRPDLPPGSLMVIEDHINMLGSNPLIGPHNPKLGTRFPDQTEVYDKPLRSKLIQAGADSCGTYIATMGPTFETPAEIKQYKAMGADAVGMSTVPEAMVANALGMQVAGLLCVCNWAAGISPTKLTHEDVNQTAAEAMPRMKKTIANFLEFLAHETE encoded by the coding sequence ATGAATACACAAATAGACCAATCCACCCTCGATGCCGCCGCAGAAGCCCTCAAAGCCAAATGGCCGGATGCCAAGCCGAAGTGCGGCCTGATCCTCGGCTCCGGATGGGGCAAGGCGGTTGAGGATTATTCCGGGCAGGAAATCCCCTACCAAACGCTTCCCGGATTCGGGGAGACCGGCGTGATGGGCCATGCCGGGAAACTACGCACCACCACCATTGGCAACATGGAGGTATTCATTTTCCAGGGCCGGCGGCATTGGTACGAGGGCGAAGGCTGGACTCCGGTCATCCTCCCGGTCTACCTGCTGCATGCCATGGGGGCCGACACGGTGCTGCTCACCAACGCCTCCGGAGGCATCCGCCCCGACCTGCCACCGGGATCGCTGATGGTGATCGAAGACCACATCAACATGCTCGGCTCCAACCCCCTCATTGGCCCGCATAATCCCAAGCTCGGCACCCGCTTCCCCGACCAGACCGAAGTCTACGACAAACCACTCAGGAGCAAACTGATCCAAGCGGGGGCCGACTCGTGCGGCACCTACATCGCCACCATGGGCCCCACCTTCGAAACCCCGGCCGAAATCAAGCAATACAAGGCCATGGGCGCCGATGCGGTCGGAATGTCGACCGTCCCCGAAGCCATGGTTGCCAATGCGCTTGGCATGCAGGTGGCGGGCCTCTTGTGCGTCTGCAACTGGGCGGCGGGCATCAGCCCAACCAAACTGACGCACGAAGACGTCAACCAAACCGCGGCCGAGGCCATGCCCCGCATGAAAAAAACCATCGCCAATTTCCTGGAGTTCCTTGCCCATGAAACCGAATGA
- a CDS encoding helix-turn-helix transcriptional regulator: MKENTRLQLEEPQDYFSGLGATTLPTPRNVLMFVRRTKNTLQQEALQNRSHHRFVLAYNLGTAGHIHVDNLALPFDPGQALLILPYQFHHFSLLAATQLEWVFCTFELEPRTFLEPLRNRVITIGEATQRAYEALLQKWHQSHAETVQAALLQLLLELKLDRLQTGNDLPPEPEDNLLRSINGLMAEWRGRTVVVADLAQAMEFSESRLRVLFKEAAGIPLGSYIQNYRINRAMALLRTSALSIADVAEEAGFGSPQAFSRIFKKETGHTPRAYRSLPNLSGQRN; encoded by the coding sequence ATGAAGGAAAACACGCGATTGCAACTTGAAGAGCCGCAGGATTATTTTTCCGGCCTCGGCGCCACAACGCTTCCAACCCCGCGAAACGTGCTTATGTTCGTGCGCAGAACCAAGAATACGCTACAGCAGGAGGCGTTGCAGAACCGGTCGCATCACCGTTTTGTGCTGGCCTACAACCTCGGCACCGCCGGCCACATCCATGTCGACAACCTCGCCTTGCCCTTCGATCCCGGCCAGGCACTGCTCATCCTCCCCTACCAGTTCCACCACTTCAGCCTGCTGGCCGCCACCCAACTCGAATGGGTTTTCTGCACCTTCGAGCTGGAGCCGCGTACATTTCTCGAACCGCTGCGCAACCGCGTGATCACTATTGGGGAAGCAACCCAACGGGCCTACGAAGCCCTGCTGCAAAAGTGGCACCAATCGCATGCCGAAACCGTGCAGGCGGCCCTTCTCCAGTTGCTGCTCGAACTCAAGCTGGACCGCCTGCAGACCGGTAACGACCTGCCGCCGGAACCGGAGGACAACCTGCTACGCTCCATCAACGGGCTGATGGCCGAATGGCGCGGCCGGACCGTGGTCGTGGCCGATCTCGCCCAAGCCATGGAGTTTTCGGAATCGCGGTTGCGGGTGCTGTTCAAGGAAGCGGCCGGCATTCCGCTGGGCAGCTATATCCAGAACTACCGGATCAACCGCGCCATGGCCCTGTTGCGCACCTCCGCCCTTTCCATCGCCGACGTCGCCGAAGAAGCCGGCTTCGGCTCGCCCCAGGCGTTCAGCCGCATCTTCAAGAAAGAAACCGGCCATACCCCCCGGGCATACAGAAGCCTGCCCAACCTCTCCGGGCAACGCAACTGA
- a CDS encoding sulfatase family protein: MRHRTFLKGAALSSLALSTRLWAGNRENGERPNILLIMTDQQIADGYSSKLGGRYLDTPAMDALANRSRIYERAYSPNPICMPARTSMWSGRYPHETGILTNQKATIDPSEFPTLGTVFGRAGYQTAYVGKWHAAYPVKDAGHHGFQWSENMADNGNGLDPATPAAAAGFIRRSHGKPWLLVVSFNNPHNICEWARGHALPDGEIGKPPPPNECPPLAANHAPPQNESDIMAQMRDSYHATRMCTPVGSFGEKEWREYRWAYYRMIEKVDSQVGQVLRALEDSGQWKDTLVVFTSDHGDMMGAHRWNQKTVFFDEASRIPFFLALPGQIKPGVSRRLVNMGVDLMPTLCDFAGIQPPANLPGESLRTETGSREVVVVQNHMVQGEELNGQKPEPEGRMVRSARYKYCAFNLGEQREELYDMEKDPGETINQAANPEFKSILRQHRDYLRDWAARHGDRFARPGG, from the coding sequence ATGAGGCACCGGACATTTTTAAAGGGAGCGGCGCTTTCGTCGTTGGCACTATCCACAAGGCTTTGGGCCGGGAACCGGGAAAACGGGGAGCGCCCCAACATTTTGCTGATCATGACCGACCAGCAGATCGCGGATGGGTATAGTTCCAAGCTGGGCGGTCGATATCTGGATACCCCGGCCATGGATGCGCTGGCGAACCGCAGCCGGATCTACGAACGCGCTTATTCGCCCAATCCCATCTGCATGCCTGCGCGCACCTCCATGTGGTCGGGGCGCTATCCGCATGAGACGGGCATTCTCACGAACCAAAAGGCCACCATCGATCCATCGGAATTTCCAACGCTGGGAACCGTGTTCGGCCGCGCGGGCTACCAGACCGCATATGTCGGGAAATGGCATGCAGCCTACCCGGTGAAGGATGCCGGGCACCATGGCTTCCAGTGGTCGGAAAACATGGCGGACAACGGCAATGGGCTCGATCCCGCCACGCCGGCCGCTGCCGCCGGGTTCATCCGCCGGAGCCACGGCAAACCCTGGCTGCTGGTGGTCTCCTTCAATAATCCGCACAACATTTGCGAGTGGGCCAGGGGGCATGCCTTGCCCGATGGCGAAATCGGGAAGCCCCCTCCACCCAACGAGTGCCCGCCGCTCGCCGCCAACCATGCGCCGCCCCAAAACGAGAGCGACATCATGGCGCAGATGCGCGATTCCTATCACGCCACCCGCATGTGCACCCCCGTCGGGAGCTTCGGCGAAAAGGAGTGGCGCGAATACCGCTGGGCCTACTACCGCATGATCGAAAAGGTGGATAGCCAGGTTGGCCAGGTGCTCCGGGCCTTGGAGGATTCCGGCCAATGGAAGGATACGCTGGTCGTTTTCACCAGCGACCATGGCGACATGATGGGGGCGCACCGCTGGAACCAGAAAACCGTCTTTTTCGATGAAGCTTCCCGCATTCCGTTTTTCCTGGCCCTCCCCGGCCAGATCAAGCCCGGGGTATCCAGGCGGCTGGTGAACATGGGGGTGGATCTCATGCCAACCCTATGCGACTTCGCCGGAATCCAACCCCCGGCAAACCTGCCGGGGGAAAGCCTCAGAACGGAAACCGGTTCCCGTGAAGTTGTCGTCGTGCAAAACCACATGGTGCAGGGCGAGGAGCTCAACGGTCAAAAACCCGAACCCGAAGGCCGCATGGTTCGCAGCGCGCGCTATAAATATTGCGCCTTCAACCTGGGCGAACAGCGCGAAGAGCTCTACGACATGGAAAAGGACCCCGGCGAAACCATCAACCAGGCCGCCAATCCCGAATTCAAATCCATCCTCCGCCAGCACCGCGACTATCTAAGGGATTGGGCCGCCCGGCACGGCGACCGCTTCGCTCGACCTGGTGGCTAG
- a CDS encoding PEP-CTERM sorting domain-containing protein (PEP-CTERM proteins occur, often in large numbers, in the proteomes of bacteria that also encode an exosortase, a predicted intramembrane cysteine proteinase. The presence of a PEP-CTERM domain at a protein's C-terminus predicts cleavage within the sorting domain, followed by covalent anchoring to some some component of the (usually Gram-negative) cell surface. Many PEP-CTERM proteins exhibit an unusual sequence composition that includes large numbers of potential glycosylation sites. Expression of one such protein has been shown restore the ability of a bacterium to form floc, a type of biofilm.), translating to MNKKLIFAASLSILFAVSASASTIFNGYAYLSDTSPNVDATWYNLNGTAQSQSLNGADLGEFESNLWLGGQTGFWAEGTGVDYIKMFYSITGADTASGEISYAFQSYSAPNDQQGTDVNGANVTDLSVDLITAHSLGVGSYNLAVWVEGKANNGNSAWDSNGGSNYNATFEVIPEPATIGLTVLVGAGALFIRRVFMV from the coding sequence ATGAATAAAAAACTGATATTCGCAGCCAGCTTAAGCATTCTATTCGCCGTGTCGGCATCCGCCAGTACGATTTTCAACGGATACGCCTATCTCTCCGACACATCGCCTAATGTTGACGCAACATGGTACAACTTGAACGGCACCGCACAGTCGCAAAGCTTGAACGGGGCTGACCTCGGCGAGTTCGAGTCGAACCTATGGCTGGGAGGACAGACCGGATTCTGGGCAGAAGGCACTGGCGTGGATTATATTAAAATGTTTTACAGCATTACCGGTGCTGATACCGCCTCCGGCGAAATTTCATATGCGTTTCAGTCCTATTCCGCACCCAACGATCAGCAGGGAACAGACGTTAATGGCGCAAACGTAACCGACCTTTCGGTTGACTTGATCACCGCCCACAGCCTTGGAGTAGGCAGTTACAACCTTGCCGTTTGGGTGGAAGGAAAAGCGAATAATGGAAATTCTGCGTGGGATAGCAATGGTGGCTCCAATTACAACGCCACCTTCGAAGTCATCCCGGAGCCGGCAACGATCGGACTCACCGTGCTGGTGGGCGCGGGCGCCCTGTTCATCCGCCGCGTCTTCATGGTCTAA